CGGCAACTTCTACGTCAACGACAAGCCCACCGGGGCCGTGGTCGGGCAGCAGCCCTTCGGCGGGGCCCGGGCCAGCGGCACCAACGACAAGGCCGGCTCGATCCTCAACCTGCAGCGCTGGGTCTCGCCGCGCACGATCAAGGAGACGCTGAACCCGCCGACGGAGGTGCGCTACCCGCACCAGGGATAAGGTCCTCCGGTGGTGGGGGACCGGCAGTTCGGCGAGGAAGGCGGGAAGCTGTCGTACGGCAGCTACCTGCGCGTCCCGTCGCTGCTGGAGCAGCAGGTCCCCGTCGCCGAGCCGCCGGCCCACGACGAGCTGCTGTTCATCGTCATCCACCAGGTGTACGAGCTGTGGTTCAAGCTCCTGCTGCACGAGCTCGGCGACGCCCGGGACCGGATGCTGGCCGGCGAGGACTACGCGCCCCGGCTGCGGCTGGAGCGGGCGCACGCGGTCGAGCGGGTGCTGATCGAGCAGGTCGACGTGCTGGAGACGATGACGCCGCAGGACTTCCTGGCCTTCCGGGCGTCGCTGGCGCCGGCCAGCGGCTTCCAGTCGGTGCAGTTCCGGGAGATCGAGTTCCTGTCCGGGGCCAAGGACCCGGCGTACCTGGACCGGCTGCACGACGCGACGGAGCCCGAGCGGGACCGGATGCGCCGGCGGCTGGCCGAGCCGACGCTCTGGGACGGGCTGCTGGCGCTGCTGGCCAAGGCCGGCTTCGACGTGACCACCGCGGAGTCGCGCCGGGACGGCCTGCTCGCGGTGTCCCGGGACCGGATCGCGTACGGTCCGCTCTGGGATCTGGCCGAGGCGCTGGTCCGGCACGACTCGATGTGGGCGCGCTGGCGGTCGCGGCACGTGCTCATGGTCGAGCGGCAGATCGGCACGAAGTCCGGGACCGGCGGCTCGACCGGGGCGCCCTACCTGCGCAGCCGGCTCGACCTGCGGTTCTACCCCGAGCTCTGGGACCTGCGCTCCGCGCTCTGAGTCTCCGACTCGGCCGCATCATCCGGACATAAGCCGCTTACAAGATTTTCTTCGCCAACCCTTCCAATCCTGCCTCGAATGCGCTTATCCTCTGGGCGCCATCCGGTACGCGCTCCTCCCGGGGAGGGCGACGATCATGGAGGTCACACCCTATGCCCGGCCAGATCAAGGTCGATTTCAACTCCCTTTCGGAGCTTCAGAGCCAGGTCAACTCGTCCGCGCAGAAGATCCTCACCGAGATCGAGGACATCAAGCGGACGGTCAACGGCACCCACTCGTACTGGTCGGGCGCCGCGCAGGAGCAGTTCGGCGTGCGTTACCAGCAGCTGGAGACCGCGCAGAAGAACGTGCAGGAGGCGATCAGCCAGTTCGGTGGCCTGATCGGCCGGGCCAACCAGGCCTACGGCGACGCCGAGACCAAGATCGGCTCGATGTTCCAGGGCAGCTGACCCGTCCCCTCACTCGTCTTTCTCGGATTTCTCGGATTTCTCGGAGGAGAACACCATGGCTTCCGGCTTCAACGTCACGGCGGAGACCCTGCAGGCCGACGCGACCCGCATCG
This DNA window, taken from Mycobacteriales bacterium, encodes the following:
- a CDS encoding aldehyde dehydrogenase family protein codes for the protein ADWAGMLAQAADVAPYALTGSVFSTDRAAIAEADAALRFSAGNFYVNDKPTGAVVGQQPFGGARASGTNDKAGSILNLQRWVSPRTIKETLNPPTEVRYPHQG
- a CDS encoding tryptophan 2,3-dioxygenase family protein produces the protein MVGDRQFGEEGGKLSYGSYLRVPSLLEQQVPVAEPPAHDELLFIVIHQVYELWFKLLLHELGDARDRMLAGEDYAPRLRLERAHAVERVLIEQVDVLETMTPQDFLAFRASLAPASGFQSVQFREIEFLSGAKDPAYLDRLHDATEPERDRMRRRLAEPTLWDGLLALLAKAGFDVTTAESRRDGLLAVSRDRIAYGPLWDLAEALVRHDSMWARWRSRHVLMVERQIGTKSGTGGSTGAPYLRSRLDLRFYPELWDLRSAL
- a CDS encoding WXG100 family type VII secretion target, whose product is MPGQIKVDFNSLSELQSQVNSSAQKILTEIEDIKRTVNGTHSYWSGAAQEQFGVRYQQLETAQKNVQEAISQFGGLIGRANQAYGDAETKIGSMFQGS